TCCGAGACATCGAGACCATCCAAATCGGAGGGCAGCTCCTTGACCCCGGCGATGGCGCAGAGGGTGGGCAACCAGTCGATGAAAGAAGTGACACTTTCCTCGTCGATCCGACCCGCCGGGACCTGACCGGGCCAACGAATGATGAAGGGCACCCGCACGCCGCCTTCAAAGAGATTGTGCTTCGAGCCTCGCAGAATGCCGGCATAGCCCAGCATGTTGTTGGAATACTTCCGGTGCCCCAAGCCACCCCCCAAAATGACGGGCGCGGGACCGTGGTCGCTCGAGAAAACCACGATGGTGTGGTCGGCGATTCCTAGCTCCTCCAGCGTCGTCATGACCCGCCCCACATTGAGATCGAGGGCATAGACGTCTCCCAGATACTGGTGCATGGAAGCATCCAACTCCCCTCCGATTTGGAGGCACTCATCAAACTTCTGCTGCATCGGCTCTGAGAAATCCGAGCGCTTCACTTTGACCTCGATGAATTGGCTGGCCAGCTCCGGCAGCACATGGACCGGAAAATGGGTGCTGTGGGCCCAGATGTTGACGTAAAAAGGGCCTTCCGCGTTCTCTTGAATGAAGTCGATGGCCTCCGCGAAGAGTCCGGCATCCCGGCCTGCGGGGTCTTCCCGAGTGGCGCCCTTCACCCGCACCGTATCAATCCCGTAGAGGCCGTCCATTTCGCGCGACCTGGGACCAATGTGCCATTTCCCAAAGTGGCCCGTGCGGTAGCCGCGTTCCTGCAAGAGGCTGGTGATGGTCGGACGTTCACCGAAGCCATAGACCGCGGCGTATTTGGGAAAACGGGCCGGGTAGATGCCTGTCATGAGGCCGGTCCGGCTCGGGTTGCAGGTCACGCCCGTCACATAATGCTGCATGAAGCTGGTTCCCTCAGCCGCCAGGCGATCGAGATGGGGAGTTTTGGCGTAGGGGTGGCCGTAGGAGGACAAATCGCCATACCCCAGATCATCGGCGAACATGAAAACGATGTTGGGAGGCCGCTCTTCGGCGGAACTCTCTGGAAGGAGAACGCTCCCCAAGAGAAGGAGGGCCACCAAGGCATAGGAGAAAGAAGAGGAGGGTTTCATAAGCGAGGAAGGATCACGGAAAGTGGCTCAGGGGCTTTCATCGATCGCACCCATCTCGGTGTTTCGCTGGCTAAATCGACCTCCCTGGACTTGCACCGTGGGGCCACGGTAGTCGTGCTCTTGCTCGATCTGCTTGAAGGAGACCGAACCACCATGAATCTCAAAGCCCGATTCCACTTCTCCCCGAGCGTAGAATTTGGAGATGATCAAATTCACGGCGGAAGCGGTGGAGACACTCTCATCGACCCGCAGGACCAGGCCCTTGGGAAGATTGCCTTCCGGAATGTCTTCCGGGAGCACGTAGGGCAAACGGCTCATGGGATTGACGCTGAAGTTCACAAAGGTCGCCCCGCGGTCTCCCAGGGCCTTGATCCAACCGCCCCAACCGGCTTCGCTCCCGCCGATGAGGATGTCGGCATTGCCGCCGCCGGTGCCATTGTGATCGATGAAGTCGAGGGCCCGCGTGCTCCCATTGGTGAAAAAGCCCGTGATTTGCTCATTGGCACCACTTCCGATGGTGATGGCCCCCCGCCCGCGCAGATTTGGGATGAGGCTGTGCTCGGTTCCTCGGAAGATGTCCCGCTTGGTGGGTTTGCCGGGCCCAGGGTATTCCAGGGTGAGGTCGTCCGCCGTGCTGAGCGCCCAATCCTGAGGCCGGATGTGGCAGTTGTCGATCCAGCCAATGGTCCGAGAATTCCCCACCATAAAAGCGATGTGGAGAGCCGAGCCGTTCACGCGAGAGAGGACGTGGCGATCGCTATTATGGGTCGCGAAATCGACTCCGTTGTAGACATTCCCCAGATACAAGCGCCGCACCCAACAGCCCGGCCCGAAGCCGCGGATGGTCCAGGGAAAAGGCTGCACGTCCTGGTAGTCTTGGTGGAGATACCAGATGGCCAGTCCGCTCACACCCGAGCCTCCCAACTCTTCGGAAGAATAAAGACTGAGGAAGGGTGGATGATCCGGCTGGCCGCGATCCTCCGGGAGATCGGCAATCAGCATCGTGCGCACCTGGCCACCCCTCGGCATGGTGTCATTGACCCCCCGCAACTCCACCCCCGGCGGCACCTTCAAATGGGCCGTGACCCGATAGCGTCCCTGCGGCAAATACACGGTGCCCCCTCCATCGCGCCCCGCTTGGAGCAGGGCTGCCTGGATGGCCTGGGTGGCATCGCGCGTCCCATCCCGGGGGGCATGGAAGGGAGAGGCCGTCACCACGTAGAGAGACTGCGGATCGGTCCGCGCCGGAAAGGTGGGCGGCACCGGCTGCAAGGGGCGAATCGTGCGAGTGGTCTCACGAAAAGCACGGTGATCCAACTCGGTCTCCACGCTCTGCGCCACCTCGAGATCCGGCCTCCCGGCAAATTCATTGCCCACCATCACCAGCCGACCCGCCTCGCCCGCAAAGCGAAGGTGCCTGGCGCGCTGGGCAAAGACGGAATCGTAGACAACCGCCACCCCCTTCTCGACCGCAATGGCAAAATCCTCGGCCGAGTCCCCCCACTGCTCAAAGCGGCACTCCTGGATGTTGATGCGCTGTTTGAAGGAACCATCCAGCAAAATGCTGCTGCCCTCCCCGGCGAAGCGACAGCCAAAGAGTCGCAGCTCCGCCAAGTCTCCTTCGGTTCCATAGGCCTTGCCGCTTTTGCTGTGACGATTCCAGCTCTCCTCCCAACCGCTCTGGTCCATCTGCATCAAAATGCCCGCCCGCCTCGCCTGAATCTGACTCCCGGTCATACTGACGCGTTGATGGGAACCGCCTACAAAATGGAATCCCACCTCGACATCGCGCACCCGGATGTCATGCCAGTAGGTCCACCCGTGAGGCGGCATGACTTTGACCGCAGTGGGGTAGCCCTCGATCTCCACATCGATGAAAATTCCAGCGTCTTGCCGGTTCAACTGAATGGCGTGCGCGTCCCTTTCTTGCAGCGCCGCCCTCAGAGCCTTGGCCGAAGGCGCGCCCGGAAAGCCTGACTCAGCCCAATAGCGCGGCGAGAGCGAAATCTGGCTGCATCGAGGGACCGCGGCCGCCTTCAGCATGGTGACGCCGATATCGAGCGGCGAACCATAGACATTCAAGACCGTGGAGAAAGAACCGGTCAAGATGCCGCGGTAGGCATTCACCAAGTTGAGATTTTTGACAGCCGCATTGCCCACCAGGTGGACGCAAGTCGGGTAGGGCTGAATGTCGGTGACCGTTTGCTCGGGGTAAATGACACTCAAGTCCCGCACCCCTCCTTGCTCGATCGAAATAAAGGGAGGGCCCTCGACACTGCCCCGTCCGGCGAAGGCCAGTAAAACCGTGCCGAGCACCCGGGCCTCCTCGGGCGTCGGTTCCTTGAAATCGCCTCGCAGGGTCACGCCCATCGGGACCGTGAGCGTCCCATCGATTCGGTAGCGCCCCGCTGGCGCGTAGACCGTCCCTCCGCTTTGCTCGG
The genomic region above belongs to Verrucomicrobiota bacterium and contains:
- a CDS encoding sulfatase-like hydrolase/transferase → MKPSSSFSYALVALLLLGSVLLPESSAEERPPNIVFMFADDLGYGDLSSYGHPYAKTPHLDRLAAEGTSFMQHYVTGVTCNPSRTGLMTGIYPARFPKYAAVYGFGERPTITSLLQERGYRTGHFGKWHIGPRSREMDGLYGIDTVRVKGATREDPAGRDAGLFAEAIDFIQENAEGPFYVNIWAHSTHFPVHVLPELASQFIEVKVKRSDFSEPMQQKFDECLQIGGELDASMHQYLGDVYALDLNVGRVMTTLEELGIADHTIVVFSSDHGPAPVILGGGLGHRKYSNNMLGYAGILRGSKHNLFEGGVRVPFIIRWPGQVPAGRIDEESVTSFIDWLPTLCAIAGVKELPSDLDGLDVSDIWRGESQKRTTPLFWKASAANSTPSMREGKWKLHLPLRNRKEAELYDLSQDPAESHNLAAREPEVLAQLSAKLLAWNEELPQAYDKGQADREKK
- a CDS encoding glycosyl hydrolase family 28-related protein, which translates into the protein MENSDRFFLFFFGLASLALGFSESRGAPEPWMVPLVYSTEDLAPVISYDVTASPYSADRHGKRDSTAAFQRALEDAEQSGGTVYAPAGRYRIDGTLTVPMGVTLRGDFKEPTPEEARVLGTVLLAFAGRGSVEGPPFISIEQGGVRDLSVIYPEQTVTDIQPYPTCVHLVGNAAVKNLNLVNAYRGILTGSFSTVLNVYGSPLDIGVTMLKAAAVPRCSQISLSPRYWAESGFPGAPSAKALRAALQERDAHAIQLNRQDAGIFIDVEIEGYPTAVKVMPPHGWTYWHDIRVRDVEVGFHFVGGSHQRVSMTGSQIQARRAGILMQMDQSGWEESWNRHSKSGKAYGTEGDLAELRLFGCRFAGEGSSILLDGSFKQRINIQECRFEQWGDSAEDFAIAVEKGVAVVYDSVFAQRARHLRFAGEAGRLVMVGNEFAGRPDLEVAQSVETELDHRAFRETTRTIRPLQPVPPTFPARTDPQSLYVVTASPFHAPRDGTRDATQAIQAALLQAGRDGGGTVYLPQGRYRVTAHLKVPPGVELRGVNDTMPRGGQVRTMLIADLPEDRGQPDHPPFLSLYSSEELGGSGVSGLAIWYLHQDYQDVQPFPWTIRGFGPGCWVRRLYLGNVYNGVDFATHNSDRHVLSRVNGSALHIAFMVGNSRTIGWIDNCHIRPQDWALSTADDLTLEYPGPGKPTKRDIFRGTEHSLIPNLRGRGAITIGSGANEQITGFFTNGSTRALDFIDHNGTGGGNADILIGGSEAGWGGWIKALGDRGATFVNFSVNPMSRLPYVLPEDIPEGNLPKGLVLRVDESVSTASAVNLIISKFYARGEVESGFEIHGGSVSFKQIEQEHDYRGPTVQVQGGRFSQRNTEMGAIDESP